Proteins encoded in a region of the Misgurnus anguillicaudatus chromosome 9, ASM2758022v2, whole genome shotgun sequence genome:
- the fam169ab gene encoding uncharacterized protein fam169ab isoform X2, which produces MEFPVDVLVSGRHEDLESSAQTYMNKLLYSKLDHTQYVTLSSARKIQITPANVGFVPLYGANLRHKVLALFAPEDQFTAVALFLADEWYNVEDILRTSDPAREGLIKVRSVGERIVLYVLNRIIYRTVEMGSSEVPFLCHGEDDHAKILWKNGEAVGFYSVKSKGSLCNSFVSQCYLLPVMDSIFVRKNHRGNGHGLQMLEDFVDSFKEDELGLKYPLTQAMQKVCSQYLSRYPADVDLLWEVEGVGGPYQKVKVATKLASVTLKYSNSSWPPEDNTNGEFVLNEVEMTEESSLDITEDVVTVKKHLKAAEETLDLPVSTRSLSSQHRQKKRLREEDADENRPEKINRLTKEEVEVEPDAVVPDNKEPDEETEGEQEEETTSIQLDEAESTEAPDTEPEHENPINGELSDSQAEMEAGSTVTAEDVQSGEECSLQPVIKNGTAEEMELEGECESQETLVEKENVVNNPDESEEPATESVQTDQVPVFERKQEAFEEQKEEAFEEEEEQKEEVEGKLILEVEEEQEESLTHSAEDTKDVDHPPETSEMTSEVPALLADSGEAENVHSDQDGEAVGEPSHPQPDASVEKASGAPIEARLGEEAIMETEEPIVNQDKPTSDMLIVDQESQPVTENSTKDDTVVPEKMNEDNTTTTEDEKEEVKSSNESPSDIRVLRGGRSKPVPPTPKRTSGKLGKAVVKEVEEELEEEEKEEEEKLTSTEEEKGSTEEDEAAEHNSEEEEEPPVVDRRVLRRKTNVIQSTPRPKVKRHSKN; this is translated from the exons ATGGAGTTCCCTGTAGATGTGTTGGTGTCTGGGAGACATGAAGACTTGGAAAGTTCAGCCCAGACCTACATGAACAAGCTACTTTACAGCAAACTGGATCATACACAATATGTTACTCTTTCTAGCGCAAGAAAG ATTCAGATCACTCCTGCAAATGTTGGCTTTGTTCCTCTTTATGGTGCCAACCTCAGACACAAAGTCCTGGCTCTGTTTGCTCCCGAGGACCAGTTCACAG CTGTGGCTTTGTTTTTGGCTGATGAGTGGTACAATGTTGAAGATATTCTCAGGACTTCAGATCCTGCAAGAGAAGGCCTTATAAAG GTGAGATCTGTGGGCGAGAGGATTGTGTTGTATGTCCTGAACCGCATTATTTACCGGACGGTGGAGATGGGTTCGAGCGAGGTGCCGTTCCTTTGCCATGGAGAAGATGACCATGCCAAAATCCTGTGGAAGAATGGAGAAGCAGTGGGCTTCTATTCAGTCAAATCTAAAG GTAGCTTGTGCAATAGCTTTGTGAGCCAGTGCTACCTGCTTCCCGTCATGGACTCCATATTTGTCCGGAAGAATCACCGTGGTAACGGTCATGGCTTGCAGATGTTGGAGGACTTTGTGGACTCTTTTAAAGAAGATGAACTGGGCCTGAAATACCCTTTAACTCAGGCCATGCAAAAGG TATGCAGTCAGTATCTGAGCAGATACCCAGCAGATGTGGACCTGCTGTGGGAGGTGGAAGGAGTTGGAGGTCCTTATCAAAAAGTGAAAGTGGCAACCAAACTTGCTTCTGTTACACTAAAAT ACAGTAACAGCTCATGGCCACCAGAGGACAACACAAATGGTGAATTTGTTTTGAACGAGGTGGAGATGACTGAGGAGAGCTCCCTGGATATCACG GAAGACGTGGTGACTGTTAAAAAACATCTCAAGGCAGCAGAag AAACACTTGACTTGCCCGTATCCACACGCTCGCTGAGCAGCCAGCACAGACAAAAGAAACGACTGCGGGAAGAGGACGCCGATGAGAACCGACCTGAAAAAATCAACAG ATTGACCAAAGAAGAGGTTGAGGTAGAACCTGATGCTGTCGTACCTGACAATAAAGAGCCGGATGAAGAGACAGAAGGAGAACAAGAGGAAGAAACGACCTCAATCCAATTGGATGAGGCCGAGTCTACCGAGGCTCCTGATACAGAGCCAGAGCATGAAAATCCG ATAAATGGAGAATTGAGTGACAGCCAGGCAGAGATGGAGGCGGGGTCAACAGTCACAGCAGAGGATGTCCAAAGCGGTGAGGAGTGCTCTCTACAACCTGTCATTAAAAATGGTACTGCTGAGGAGATGGAGCTAGAAGGAGAATGTGAATCACAGGAGACTCTTGTGGAAAAG GAGAATGTTGTTAATAATCCAGATGAGTCTGAGGAGCCTGCTACAGAGTCAGTGCAGACTGACCAAGTGCCTGTTTTTGAAAGGAAACAGGAAGCATTTGAGGAACAAAAAGAGGAAGCATTTGAGGAAGAAGAGGAACAAAAAGAGGAAGTTGAGGGGAAACTCATTCTTGAAGTAGAGGAAGAACAAGAAGAGAGCCTAACTCATTCAGCTGAGGACACTAAAGATGTAGATCATCCTCCAGAAACCTCCGAGATGACTTCTGAGGTTCCAGCTCTCCTAGCTGACAGCGGAGAAGCTGAAAATGTCCATTCTGACCAAGACGGTGAGGCAGTGGGAGAACCATCACACCCTCAGCCAGATGCTTCAGTGGAAAAGGCCTCCGGTGCTCCTATTGAAGCAAGACTAGGAGAGGAGGCCATCATGGAGACCGAGGAGCCAATCGTGAACCAAGATAAGCCGACCTCCGATATGCTAATTGTGGACCAAGAGAGCCAGCCTGTCACAGAGAATAGCACAAAAGATGATACAGTTGTGCCTGAAAAGATGAATGAAGATAATACAACCACCACGGAAGATGAGAAGGAAGAGGTGAAAAGCTCAAACGAGTCTCCTTCTGATATTCGAGTTCTCAGAGGGGGCAGGAGCAAGCCTGTACCTCCGACTCCCAAACGCACATCCGGTAAATTGGGCAAAGCTGTGGTCAAAGAGGTAGAAGAGGAGCTGGAGGAAGAAGAAAAAGAGGAGGAAGAGAAACTCACAAGCACAGAAGAAGAGAAGGGGAGCACCGAGGAAGACGAGGCTGCTGAACACAACTCTGAAGAAGAGGAAGAGCCACCGGTGGTTGACAGGAGGGTGTTGAGGAGGAAAACCAATGTAATCCAGTCCACGCCCAGACCAAAAGTTAAGAGACACAGCAAAAACTAA
- the fam169ab gene encoding uncharacterized protein fam169ab isoform X1: protein MKINHLTERIRHTKSFGQQGEGMEFPVDVLVSGRHEDLESSAQTYMNKLLYSKLDHTQYVTLSSARKIQITPANVGFVPLYGANLRHKVLALFAPEDQFTAVALFLADEWYNVEDILRTSDPAREGLIKVRSVGERIVLYVLNRIIYRTVEMGSSEVPFLCHGEDDHAKILWKNGEAVGFYSVKSKGSLCNSFVSQCYLLPVMDSIFVRKNHRGNGHGLQMLEDFVDSFKEDELGLKYPLTQAMQKVCSQYLSRYPADVDLLWEVEGVGGPYQKVKVATKLASVTLKYSNSSWPPEDNTNGEFVLNEVEMTEESSLDITEDVVTVKKHLKAAEETLDLPVSTRSLSSQHRQKKRLREEDADENRPEKINRLTKEEVEVEPDAVVPDNKEPDEETEGEQEEETTSIQLDEAESTEAPDTEPEHENPINGELSDSQAEMEAGSTVTAEDVQSGEECSLQPVIKNGTAEEMELEGECESQETLVEKENVVNNPDESEEPATESVQTDQVPVFERKQEAFEEQKEEAFEEEEEQKEEVEGKLILEVEEEQEESLTHSAEDTKDVDHPPETSEMTSEVPALLADSGEAENVHSDQDGEAVGEPSHPQPDASVEKASGAPIEARLGEEAIMETEEPIVNQDKPTSDMLIVDQESQPVTENSTKDDTVVPEKMNEDNTTTTEDEKEEVKSSNESPSDIRVLRGGRSKPVPPTPKRTSGKLGKAVVKEVEEELEEEEKEEEEKLTSTEEEKGSTEEDEAAEHNSEEEEEPPVVDRRVLRRKTNVIQSTPRPKVKRHSKN, encoded by the exons GGATGGAGTTCCCTGTAGATGTGTTGGTGTCTGGGAGACATGAAGACTTGGAAAGTTCAGCCCAGACCTACATGAACAAGCTACTTTACAGCAAACTGGATCATACACAATATGTTACTCTTTCTAGCGCAAGAAAG ATTCAGATCACTCCTGCAAATGTTGGCTTTGTTCCTCTTTATGGTGCCAACCTCAGACACAAAGTCCTGGCTCTGTTTGCTCCCGAGGACCAGTTCACAG CTGTGGCTTTGTTTTTGGCTGATGAGTGGTACAATGTTGAAGATATTCTCAGGACTTCAGATCCTGCAAGAGAAGGCCTTATAAAG GTGAGATCTGTGGGCGAGAGGATTGTGTTGTATGTCCTGAACCGCATTATTTACCGGACGGTGGAGATGGGTTCGAGCGAGGTGCCGTTCCTTTGCCATGGAGAAGATGACCATGCCAAAATCCTGTGGAAGAATGGAGAAGCAGTGGGCTTCTATTCAGTCAAATCTAAAG GTAGCTTGTGCAATAGCTTTGTGAGCCAGTGCTACCTGCTTCCCGTCATGGACTCCATATTTGTCCGGAAGAATCACCGTGGTAACGGTCATGGCTTGCAGATGTTGGAGGACTTTGTGGACTCTTTTAAAGAAGATGAACTGGGCCTGAAATACCCTTTAACTCAGGCCATGCAAAAGG TATGCAGTCAGTATCTGAGCAGATACCCAGCAGATGTGGACCTGCTGTGGGAGGTGGAAGGAGTTGGAGGTCCTTATCAAAAAGTGAAAGTGGCAACCAAACTTGCTTCTGTTACACTAAAAT ACAGTAACAGCTCATGGCCACCAGAGGACAACACAAATGGTGAATTTGTTTTGAACGAGGTGGAGATGACTGAGGAGAGCTCCCTGGATATCACG GAAGACGTGGTGACTGTTAAAAAACATCTCAAGGCAGCAGAag AAACACTTGACTTGCCCGTATCCACACGCTCGCTGAGCAGCCAGCACAGACAAAAGAAACGACTGCGGGAAGAGGACGCCGATGAGAACCGACCTGAAAAAATCAACAG ATTGACCAAAGAAGAGGTTGAGGTAGAACCTGATGCTGTCGTACCTGACAATAAAGAGCCGGATGAAGAGACAGAAGGAGAACAAGAGGAAGAAACGACCTCAATCCAATTGGATGAGGCCGAGTCTACCGAGGCTCCTGATACAGAGCCAGAGCATGAAAATCCG ATAAATGGAGAATTGAGTGACAGCCAGGCAGAGATGGAGGCGGGGTCAACAGTCACAGCAGAGGATGTCCAAAGCGGTGAGGAGTGCTCTCTACAACCTGTCATTAAAAATGGTACTGCTGAGGAGATGGAGCTAGAAGGAGAATGTGAATCACAGGAGACTCTTGTGGAAAAG GAGAATGTTGTTAATAATCCAGATGAGTCTGAGGAGCCTGCTACAGAGTCAGTGCAGACTGACCAAGTGCCTGTTTTTGAAAGGAAACAGGAAGCATTTGAGGAACAAAAAGAGGAAGCATTTGAGGAAGAAGAGGAACAAAAAGAGGAAGTTGAGGGGAAACTCATTCTTGAAGTAGAGGAAGAACAAGAAGAGAGCCTAACTCATTCAGCTGAGGACACTAAAGATGTAGATCATCCTCCAGAAACCTCCGAGATGACTTCTGAGGTTCCAGCTCTCCTAGCTGACAGCGGAGAAGCTGAAAATGTCCATTCTGACCAAGACGGTGAGGCAGTGGGAGAACCATCACACCCTCAGCCAGATGCTTCAGTGGAAAAGGCCTCCGGTGCTCCTATTGAAGCAAGACTAGGAGAGGAGGCCATCATGGAGACCGAGGAGCCAATCGTGAACCAAGATAAGCCGACCTCCGATATGCTAATTGTGGACCAAGAGAGCCAGCCTGTCACAGAGAATAGCACAAAAGATGATACAGTTGTGCCTGAAAAGATGAATGAAGATAATACAACCACCACGGAAGATGAGAAGGAAGAGGTGAAAAGCTCAAACGAGTCTCCTTCTGATATTCGAGTTCTCAGAGGGGGCAGGAGCAAGCCTGTACCTCCGACTCCCAAACGCACATCCGGTAAATTGGGCAAAGCTGTGGTCAAAGAGGTAGAAGAGGAGCTGGAGGAAGAAGAAAAAGAGGAGGAAGAGAAACTCACAAGCACAGAAGAAGAGAAGGGGAGCACCGAGGAAGACGAGGCTGCTGAACACAACTCTGAAGAAGAGGAAGAGCCACCGGTGGTTGACAGGAGGGTGTTGAGGAGGAAAACCAATGTAATCCAGTCCACGCCCAGACCAAAAGTTAAGAGACACAGCAAAAACTAA